Proteins from a single region of bacterium:
- a CDS encoding dual specificity protein phosphatase family protein, whose protein sequence is MANTYWVVPGRFLAGEYPGATNRRQAADRVRTLLRAGIDHFFDLTQPRDRLEPYAEIAAREADRLNTTVTHARHPIRDMDVPRNPQDMTDVLDAIDEALEDGRNVYVHCWGGIGRTGTVVGCWLVRHGMTGAEALTQIAEWWQGVEKSYYHPRSPQTHEQRAYIRYWAGP, encoded by the coding sequence ATGGCGAACACCTACTGGGTTGTCCCGGGCCGGTTCCTGGCGGGGGAGTATCCGGGCGCCACGAACCGCCGGCAGGCTGCCGACAGGGTGCGGACCCTGCTGCGGGCGGGCATCGACCACTTCTTCGACCTGACCCAGCCTCGCGACAGATTGGAGCCGTACGCCGAGATCGCGGCACGGGAAGCCGACCGGCTGAACACGACTGTCACCCACGCGCGGCATCCGATCCGCGACATGGACGTGCCGCGCAATCCGCAGGACATGACCGACGTCCTCGACGCCATCGACGAGGCCCTGGAGGACGGCAGGAACGTCTACGTGCACTGCTGGGGCGGCATCGGCCGCACGGGAACCGTGGTGGGTTGCTGGCTGGTGCGCCACGGCATGACCGGTGCGGAGGCGCTGACCCAGATCGCCGAATGGTGGCAGGGAGTGGAGAAGTCGTATTACCACCCCCGCTCGCCGCAGACGCACGAGCAGCGCGCCTACATCCGCTACTGGGCCGGACCGTGA
- a CDS encoding type II toxin-antitoxin system VapC family toxin yields the protein MSPALILDTGVLLWMSQGSGYLGPRTRAMIEEADEGGSLSFSAVSMLEVARLHEDGRIDLRRAPELWHRELTDRGVREIPVTAEMALLAAALESREGFHADPADQMIAATAIVARRQLVTSDRKILHWATGRTEPDCLDART from the coding sequence GTGAGCCCGGCTCTCATCCTGGACACCGGCGTCCTGCTGTGGATGTCCCAGGGAAGCGGGTATCTCGGCCCCCGGACCAGGGCGATGATCGAGGAGGCGGACGAAGGGGGCTCGCTGTCGTTCTCCGCCGTCTCGATGCTCGAGGTCGCCCGGCTGCATGAGGACGGCAGGATCGACCTGCGCCGCGCCCCCGAACTGTGGCACCGCGAGCTGACCGACCGTGGTGTCCGCGAGATTCCCGTCACCGCGGAGATGGCACTCCTCGCCGCCGCGCTCGAGAGCAGAGAGGGGTTCCACGCCGATCCCGCCGATCAGATGATCGCGGCGACCGCCATCGTTGCGCGCCGCCAACTCGTCACCTCCGACCGCAAGATCCTGCACTGGGCGACCGGACGCACCGAGCCCGACTGTCTCGACGCCCGAACCTAG
- a CDS encoding HNH endonuclease: MTVKDDTLQTTLPEIGRTEVTSTPIHKDKISGFRSAFVELPIEYLHHDDHINPRAIGTNLRKLVVEFHKKLPQLHISLGWISISQNGDTMVKIFDGQHKAAAQVLLGARSLPVRIFVNPDTDVLLTANTNAGTTLRQVAFDKSVQRSLGSSILSHRINRYREERHLSDDDESFSERDLVNHFKGEAREMKRYVLDRVRDGITTHPENRLRDYIEYGGRRTGKPLSYSTVEKTFYQFFIHRDLLITPFNYQFQEGTNPRQLEIEQTVRLMNIIADKAYIGHFDPVRGTSRIEYDVQHGKDIDEPHLRAFRLSKEEIVHNWVRLLRQLIYQYFVMTGRPIDDTKLFQQLIPDACWKNIKNFIDALLGLSIWINRDLSISAFGGKRTFDYWKSIFESGKTPDGAVIMPTGLNLLEMIKDID, translated from the coding sequence GTGACCGTAAAGGACGACACATTACAAACGACATTGCCCGAGATCGGTCGGACCGAGGTCACCTCGACCCCGATTCATAAGGACAAGATTTCTGGCTTCCGATCTGCATTTGTTGAACTGCCAATTGAATATCTGCATCACGATGATCACATCAATCCAAGAGCAATCGGCACGAATCTCCGGAAGTTAGTAGTCGAGTTCCACAAGAAACTTCCGCAACTTCATATTTCTCTTGGTTGGATAAGTATCTCTCAGAATGGTGACACCATGGTCAAGATTTTCGATGGACAACACAAAGCCGCTGCACAGGTTCTTCTCGGCGCACGAAGTTTACCCGTAAGGATATTTGTCAATCCAGATACGGATGTGCTGTTGACTGCCAACACAAACGCTGGTACGACACTTCGACAGGTTGCGTTCGATAAGTCGGTTCAACGGAGTCTTGGGAGCTCAATCCTTAGTCACAGGATTAACAGATATCGAGAGGAACGCCACCTGTCGGATGATGACGAGAGTTTTTCAGAGAGGGATCTTGTGAATCATTTCAAGGGCGAGGCCCGAGAAATGAAGCGATACGTCCTGGATCGTGTGCGCGATGGCATTACAACGCATCCCGAGAACAGACTCCGAGATTACATCGAGTACGGGGGTCGCAGAACCGGTAAACCACTGAGCTACAGTACGGTGGAAAAGACATTTTATCAGTTCTTCATTCACCGAGACTTACTTATCACTCCATTCAACTACCAGTTCCAAGAAGGAACCAACCCTCGCCAGCTCGAGATAGAACAAACTGTCCGACTGATGAATATCATTGCAGACAAAGCATATATTGGTCATTTCGATCCGGTTCGAGGCACGAGCCGTATAGAGTACGATGTCCAGCACGGGAAAGACATCGACGAGCCCCACCTTAGAGCATTCCGCCTGTCGAAAGAAGAGATTGTGCACAACTGGGTACGATTGCTGCGCCAACTTATCTATCAGTACTTCGTCATGACTGGAAGGCCGATTGACGATACAAAATTATTTCAGCAGCTAATTCCTGACGCTTGTTGGAAGAACATCAAGAACTTCATTGACGCCTTGCTTGGTCTCTCAATTTGGATTAATAGAGACCTATCGATCTCTGCCTTTGGTGGAAAACGGACATTTGATTACTGGAAGTCGATTTTCGAGAGTGGTAAGACTCCTGACGGAGCCGTCATTATGCCCACCGGCCTCAACCTATTGGAGATGATTAAGGATATCGATTAG
- a CDS encoding ADP-ribosylglycohydrolase family protein has translation MTGGTQVTVRDRFRGCLLGLAAGDALGTTLEFRPPGSFEPITDMVGGGPFDLQPGQWTDDTSMALCLATSLLECDGFDPEDQMQRYLRWVGEGYLSSTGTCFDFGGTVARALAKFIRYHDPYSGSTDPDTAGNGSLMRLAPVPMHFAADAAEAIAKAADSSRTTHAAHEAVDACRYYAGLLVGALRGVDKDTLLSPRYCPIEGFWERDPLVHEIDRVAAGSFKFLDPPDIRGTGYVVDALEAALWAFHHSGDFRDGALLAVNLGDDADTTGAIYGQIAGAHYGAEAIPADWRAKLTMLTEITALADGLHDRAAPAEDCSKGR, from the coding sequence GTGACCGGAGGCACCCAGGTCACGGTCCGGGACCGGTTCCGGGGCTGCCTGCTGGGCTTGGCGGCGGGTGATGCGCTCGGCACCACGCTGGAGTTCCGGCCGCCCGGCAGCTTCGAGCCGATTACCGACATGGTCGGCGGCGGGCCGTTCGACCTGCAGCCCGGCCAGTGGACCGACGACACCTCGATGGCCCTGTGCCTGGCGACGAGCCTGCTCGAGTGCGACGGCTTCGACCCCGAGGATCAGATGCAGCGCTACCTGCGCTGGGTGGGCGAGGGCTACCTGTCCTCGACGGGGACGTGCTTCGACTTCGGCGGGACCGTGGCCCGGGCGTTGGCGAAGTTCATCCGCTACCACGACCCTTACTCCGGCTCGACCGACCCCGACACCGCCGGCAACGGCTCGCTGATGCGGCTGGCGCCGGTGCCGATGCACTTTGCAGCCGACGCCGCAGAAGCCATCGCCAAGGCCGCGGACAGTTCCCGCACCACCCATGCGGCGCATGAGGCGGTCGACGCCTGCCGCTACTACGCCGGACTGCTGGTGGGCGCCCTCCGGGGCGTCGACAAGGACACCCTGCTGTCCCCCCGGTATTGCCCCATCGAGGGGTTCTGGGAGCGCGATCCGCTGGTGCACGAGATCGACCGCGTCGCCGCCGGCTCGTTCAAGTTCCTAGACCCGCCGGACATCAGGGGCACCGGCTACGTCGTCGACGCCCTCGAGGCCGCCCTGTGGGCCTTCCACCACTCCGGCGACTTCCGCGACGGCGCGCTGCTGGCGGTGAACCTGGGCGACGACGCCGACACGACCGGCGCCATATACGGCCAGATCGCCGGCGCCCACTACGGCGCCGAGGCGATCCCGGCTGACTGGCGGGCCAAGCTCACCATGCTCACCGAGATCACGGCCCTGGCCGACGGCCTCCACGACCGAGCCGCCCCGGCGGAGGATTGCAGCAAGGGGCGGTAG
- the glpX gene encoding class II fructose-bisphosphatase, which produces MDFQPGRNLALELVRVTEAAAIGAARWMGRADKNGADGAAVDGMRAALSDVHMDGVVVIGEGEKDEAPMLYNGERVGDGTSPLCDVAVDPIDGTTLVSLGRGNALAVIAVSNRGSMYDPGACVYMNKIAVGPSAAGMIDIEASPTENLHRVADAKGEKVSDLSAVILDRPRHDELIAEVREAGARIRLIPDGDVAGAISTAWPESGVDILFGIGGTPEGVISAAALKCMRGDMQGKLWPRDDAEHAAAVADGYDLDAVLGIDDLVAGDNCFFAATGVTNGDLLRGVDFHAWGLSTQSLVMRSRSGTVRLINTRHRPTGSDSYA; this is translated from the coding sequence GTGGACTTCCAGCCGGGGCGGAACCTGGCGCTCGAACTCGTGCGGGTCACCGAAGCGGCAGCCATCGGGGCTGCTCGCTGGATGGGGCGGGCCGACAAGAACGGGGCGGACGGGGCGGCCGTGGACGGCATGCGCGCCGCGCTGAGCGACGTGCACATGGACGGCGTCGTCGTGATCGGCGAGGGCGAGAAGGACGAGGCCCCCATGCTCTACAACGGCGAGCGGGTGGGCGACGGAACGTCCCCGCTGTGCGACGTGGCCGTGGATCCCATCGACGGCACGACGCTCGTCTCGCTCGGACGCGGGAACGCCCTGGCGGTGATCGCCGTGTCCAACCGTGGCTCCATGTACGACCCCGGGGCGTGCGTCTACATGAACAAGATCGCCGTCGGCCCCAGCGCGGCGGGGATGATCGACATCGAGGCCTCCCCCACGGAGAACCTGCACCGGGTGGCCGACGCCAAGGGCGAGAAGGTTTCCGACCTGAGCGCCGTGATCCTCGACCGGCCGCGCCACGACGAACTCATCGCCGAGGTGCGCGAGGCGGGAGCCCGCATCCGGCTTATCCCCGACGGCGACGTGGCCGGCGCCATCAGCACCGCCTGGCCCGAATCGGGCGTGGACATCCTCTTCGGCATCGGTGGCACACCCGAGGGCGTCATCTCGGCGGCCGCCCTCAAGTGCATGCGCGGCGACATGCAGGGCAAGCTCTGGCCCCGCGACGACGCCGAGCACGCGGCCGCCGTGGCCGACGGCTACGACCTCGACGCCGTCCTGGGCATCGACGACCTGGTCGCCGGCGACAATTGCTTCTTCGCCGCCACCGGCGTGACCAACGGCGACCTGCTGCGGGGCGTCGACTTCCACGCCTGGGGCCTCTCCACGCAGTCGCTGGTGATGCGCTCACGCTCGGGCACGGTGCGCCTCATCAACACCCGCCACCGCCCCACCGGCAGCGACTCCTACGCCTGA
- a CDS encoding DUF4143 domain-containing protein encodes MYARLAELPDQSFFLLGMRGVGKSMWIRQALPAARRFDLLDEALFTDLLADPALFGRLASSAEPGDWVVVDEVQRIPGLLNEVHRLISERGVRFALLGSSARKLKTAGTNLLAGRALRKTMHPLTAAELADDFGLDEALRFGTMPLVWTAADRRAVLESYAQLYLREEIRAEAAVRNLGSFVRFLPTAALMHAQTVNAASLARDAGIARSTVNGYLEILSDTLLTTQLPAFEARLRVRERRRPKLYWADPGVVRAVKRQLGPVTAEERGPLLEGWVLGNLRAHNEARRLYDDIGYWAATESPTEVDFVLTRDREHLAIEVKAAEHYNTTMLKGLRAIADLPGLARRILTYRGRHSFRTEDGIDIWPLDDLHQALQTNQLWP; translated from the coding sequence TTGTACGCGCGGCTGGCCGAGCTTCCCGATCAGAGCTTCTTCCTGCTCGGCATGCGGGGCGTCGGCAAGAGCATGTGGATCCGCCAGGCGCTGCCCGCGGCGCGACGGTTCGACCTGCTCGACGAGGCCTTGTTCACCGATCTGCTGGCCGACCCGGCGCTGTTCGGGCGGCTGGCGTCGAGCGCCGAGCCCGGCGACTGGGTGGTGGTGGACGAGGTGCAGCGCATACCCGGCCTGCTCAACGAGGTGCACCGGCTCATCTCCGAGCGCGGCGTGCGCTTCGCGCTGCTGGGCTCCAGTGCACGCAAGCTCAAGACTGCTGGCACCAACCTGCTCGCCGGACGGGCGCTGCGCAAGACGATGCACCCCCTGACGGCGGCGGAACTCGCCGACGACTTCGGCCTCGACGAGGCGCTGCGCTTCGGCACCATGCCGCTCGTGTGGACCGCTGCGGACCGCCGCGCGGTCCTCGAGAGCTACGCACAGCTGTACCTGCGGGAGGAGATCCGAGCCGAGGCGGCCGTGCGCAACCTCGGCAGCTTCGTGCGGTTCCTGCCGACCGCCGCGCTGATGCACGCCCAGACCGTCAACGCGGCGTCGCTGGCGCGCGACGCGGGGATCGCCCGCTCCACGGTCAACGGCTACCTCGAGATCCTCTCCGACACACTGCTCACCACTCAGCTCCCGGCCTTCGAGGCGCGGCTGCGTGTGCGGGAGCGACGCCGCCCCAAGCTGTACTGGGCCGACCCGGGCGTGGTGCGAGCGGTCAAACGCCAACTCGGCCCCGTCACCGCCGAGGAGCGCGGCCCGCTGCTGGAGGGCTGGGTGCTGGGCAACCTCCGCGCCCACAACGAGGCTCGGCGCCTCTACGACGACATCGGCTACTGGGCCGCCACCGAATCGCCCACCGAAGTCGACTTCGTCCTCACCCGCGACCGCGAACACCTCGCCATCGAGGTCAAAGCCGCCGAGCACTACAACACCACCATGCTCAAGGGGCTGCGCGCCATCGCCGACCTGCCCGGACTGGCCCGACGCATCCTCACCTACCGGGGACGGCACTCGTTCCGGACAGAAGACGGCATCGACATCTGGCCCCTCGACGACCTTCACCAAGCCCTCCAGACCAACCAACTCTGGCCCTGA
- a CDS encoding VOC family protein yields MFRLKALDHVVLRVADVETCQRFYEEVLGCTLEAARTELGLYHLRAGDFLIDLVDTAGPLGVSGGPAPGSTGHNVDHVCIRIEPFDEAEVRRHLADHGIETGDLANNWGADGRGPSLYIQDPAGNTIELKGPPTEPYDPAAGFIP; encoded by the coding sequence GTGTTCCGCCTGAAGGCTCTCGATCACGTGGTTCTGCGGGTGGCCGACGTGGAGACCTGCCAGCGGTTCTACGAGGAGGTGCTCGGCTGCACCCTGGAGGCGGCCCGTACCGAGCTCGGCCTCTACCACCTGCGGGCCGGTGACTTCCTCATCGACCTGGTGGACACCGCCGGCCCACTCGGCGTCTCCGGAGGTCCGGCGCCCGGGTCCACGGGCCACAACGTCGACCACGTCTGCATCCGCATCGAGCCGTTCGACGAGGCCGAGGTCCGCCGCCACCTCGCCGACCACGGAATCGAGACCGGCGACCTGGCCAACAATTGGGGCGCCGACGGGCGGGGGCCCTCGCTGTACATCCAGGACCCCGCAGGGAACACCATCGAACTGAAGGGCCCCCCAACCGAGCCCTACGACCCCGCCGCCGGCTTCATCCCTTAG
- a CDS encoding DUF4143 domain-containing protein, translated as MIEGPRACGKTWTGLRFAASAVRLDTDIDVRTLGAIEPAALLGGARPRLLDEWQMVPMVWNHVRHACDATSRRGLFILAGSAQPADDVTRHTGAGRVRRIRMRPMTLYESGDSSGEVSLAGLLDREPASAARPAGGLADVAALICRGGWPGQLDLPLGEVQENLRGYLAEVARTDVDRLEGAASRNPDGIERLLRSLARNTATEARDTTLAADVEPEPLHRHSVRAYTAALRRLFVLEEQPAWSVRLHSRAALRRSPKRHLADPSLAAAALGADPDRLVSEPATLGVLFESLVVRDLRVLAQPLGGRVHHLRDAAGQEVDAVVECPDGRWLAAEIKLGGTEAIDTAASSLLRLAAKLHDERLERRGALVVITAVGYGYTRPDGVSVVPITTLGP; from the coding sequence GTGATCGAAGGACCCCGGGCCTGCGGGAAGACTTGGACGGGCCTGCGCTTCGCCGCCAGCGCGGTCCGGCTGGACACCGACATTGACGTCCGCACGCTCGGCGCCATTGAGCCGGCGGCGCTGCTCGGTGGCGCTCGGCCTCGCCTGCTCGATGAGTGGCAGATGGTGCCGATGGTCTGGAACCACGTGCGCCACGCTTGCGATGCGACTAGCCGGCGCGGGCTGTTCATCCTGGCCGGCTCTGCCCAGCCTGCCGACGACGTCACCCGACACACGGGCGCCGGCCGGGTGCGCCGGATCCGGATGCGCCCCATGACGCTCTACGAGTCGGGTGACTCCTCCGGGGAGGTGTCACTCGCCGGTTTGCTCGACAGAGAACCTGCCAGCGCGGCGCGCCCTGCTGGCGGGCTGGCCGACGTCGCCGCGCTGATCTGCCGCGGGGGATGGCCGGGACAACTCGATCTGCCGCTCGGCGAGGTGCAGGAGAACCTGCGGGGCTACCTCGCCGAGGTCGCCCGCACCGACGTGGACCGGCTCGAGGGCGCCGCTTCCCGCAACCCCGACGGCATCGAGAGGCTGCTGCGGTCCTTGGCCCGGAACACGGCCACCGAGGCACGCGACACCACGCTGGCCGCCGACGTCGAGCCCGAACCCCTGCATCGCCACAGCGTGCGGGCCTACACCGCGGCGCTGCGGCGCCTGTTCGTGCTGGAGGAACAGCCCGCCTGGTCGGTGCGCCTGCACTCGCGAGCGGCGCTGCGCCGGTCGCCCAAGCGGCATCTCGCCGACCCGTCGCTGGCGGCGGCCGCCCTGGGCGCCGACCCGGACCGTCTCGTCTCCGAGCCGGCAACGCTCGGCGTGCTGTTCGAGTCGCTCGTGGTGCGCGACCTGCGCGTCCTGGCCCAGCCGCTGGGCGGGCGCGTCCACCACCTGCGCGACGCCGCGGGGCAGGAGGTCGACGCGGTCGTCGAGTGCCCCGACGGGCGCTGGCTGGCCGCCGAGATCAAGCTCGGCGGCACCGAGGCGATCGACACCGCTGCGAGCTCGCTGCTGCGCCTGGCCGCCAAGCTGCACGACGAGCGCCTCGAGCGGCGCGGCGCCCTGGTGGTCATCACCGCCGTCGGCTACGGCTACACCCGGCCGGACGGGGTCAGCGTCGTGCCGATCACGACCCTCGGCCCCTGA
- a CDS encoding DUF3800 domain-containing protein produces MYLCFIDESGTHGGSPVLVVGGIIIHEEDAWHLQQRLDSFLFNKLHPLGHDHTEFELHASELRFGTKQWSNVGRSDRLRILFGAYGALAGYAPVNPALPWRLIGAVLERDSGRRNLRAYELVTKKFDDFVDRMSRGGQQQRGLIVHDRSSVEGTLQQWTNRFSPCRPGLSALPP; encoded by the coding sequence TTGTACCTGTGCTTCATTGATGAGTCTGGAACGCACGGCGGCAGTCCGGTGCTCGTCGTGGGCGGAATCATCATCCACGAGGAGGACGCGTGGCACCTGCAGCAGCGTCTTGACTCGTTCCTGTTCAACAAGCTCCATCCTCTCGGCCACGACCACACCGAGTTCGAGCTTCACGCCTCTGAACTGCGATTCGGTACCAAGCAGTGGTCGAACGTCGGGCGGTCCGATCGGCTCCGGATCCTCTTTGGCGCCTACGGTGCACTGGCTGGCTACGCCCCCGTCAATCCTGCCCTACCGTGGCGTCTCATCGGGGCGGTCCTAGAACGCGATTCGGGCCGTCGGAACCTGCGAGCGTACGAACTCGTGACGAAGAAGTTCGATGACTTCGTAGATCGCATGAGTCGCGGCGGCCAGCAGCAGCGGGGATTGATCGTCCATGATCGCAGCAGCGTCGAAGGCACTCTGCAGCAGTGGACAAATCGGTTCTCCCCGTGTCGGCCCGGACTGTCCGCCCTGCCACCATGA
- a CDS encoding DMT family transporter — protein MSETPLVAGGATAVKSRSDLSLGIAAGTVAVTAWGSSGIIVRFLDMGALALMAYRYLLYAVVMALVLGMRRTPVTWAGMRHSLWGGLSLGAVTGLFIVAVQHTTIANVTIMAALHVVVVSVASRLLFGERMRRRDIGFAVLAMGGVAVVALGSAGSENWSLGGDLAAVGALLGWAFYFFATRRAQTRVSTQEYTVCVAIYVGVLSLPLAALAGQDLSWPAGEEWMWLAVLAFGMGILGHNAMNWSLQHVPLWLASTLSLLTPVVASALAWLIFDEALSVWQMLAMALVVASLTMIVRGQSRPRTARVRAAKG, from the coding sequence GTGAGCGAGACGCCGCTGGTGGCGGGGGGTGCGACGGCCGTGAAGAGCCGCAGCGACCTGTCGCTGGGGATCGCTGCGGGGACCGTGGCGGTGACGGCGTGGGGCTCGTCGGGGATCATCGTGCGGTTCCTCGACATGGGCGCGCTGGCCCTGATGGCCTACCGGTACCTGCTGTATGCGGTCGTGATGGCGCTGGTGCTCGGGATGCGGCGGACGCCCGTCACCTGGGCGGGCATGCGGCATTCCCTGTGGGGCGGCCTCTCGCTGGGGGCGGTGACGGGCCTGTTCATCGTCGCCGTGCAGCACACGACCATCGCCAACGTCACGATCATGGCCGCCCTGCACGTCGTGGTCGTGTCGGTGGCGTCGAGGCTGCTCTTCGGGGAGCGCATGCGCCGGCGGGACATCGGTTTCGCGGTGCTGGCGATGGGCGGCGTGGCGGTGGTGGCGCTGGGATCGGCCGGCAGCGAGAACTGGTCGCTCGGCGGCGACCTGGCCGCGGTCGGCGCGCTGCTGGGCTGGGCGTTCTACTTCTTCGCCACGCGGCGCGCCCAGACGAGGGTGTCGACGCAGGAGTACACGGTGTGCGTGGCGATCTATGTGGGGGTGCTCAGCCTGCCGCTGGCGGCGCTGGCCGGCCAGGACCTGTCGTGGCCCGCCGGTGAGGAATGGATGTGGCTGGCGGTGCTGGCGTTCGGCATGGGGATCCTCGGCCACAACGCCATGAACTGGTCGCTGCAGCACGTGCCCCTGTGGCTGGCGTCGACGCTGTCGCTGCTCACGCCCGTGGTGGCCTCGGCGCTGGCCTGGCTGATCTTCGACGAGGCGCTCTCCGTGTGGCAGATGCTCGCCATGGCGCTGGTGGTGGCGTCGCTGACGATGATCGTACGCGGCCAGTCGCGGCCTCGGACCGCCAGGGTACGCGCGGCTAAGGGATGA
- a CDS encoding TIGR03620 family F420-dependent LLM class oxidoreductase has protein sequence MGGIDLGPVGIWTGMLDQVPSARAAEFAAEVEELGYGAIWIPEAVGRDPFVMATLLLAGTSSIPVATGIANIYARDAMTMANAQRTVAEAFEGRFLLGLGVSHAHLVAGLRKHDYSRPLSYMREYLERMHKAVFFAHGPEDLPEMVLAALGPKMLQLSATATAGAHPYFVPPAHTAVARETMGPDAALYPEQMVILDTDPASARELARKSMAIYLGLPNYTNNLLRLGFEQSDIGGGPGGGPSDRLVDAVVVWGTPEQIEARVREHLDAGADHVGVQVLAEDPDTTAEGWRILAPVLLA, from the coding sequence ATGGGCGGCATCGACCTGGGACCGGTGGGGATCTGGACCGGAATGCTGGACCAGGTGCCGTCGGCGCGTGCGGCCGAATTCGCCGCCGAGGTCGAGGAGCTGGGCTACGGGGCGATCTGGATCCCCGAGGCCGTCGGGCGGGATCCGTTCGTGATGGCCACGCTGCTGCTGGCGGGCACCTCGTCGATCCCCGTCGCCACCGGCATCGCCAACATCTACGCCCGCGACGCCATGACGATGGCCAACGCCCAGCGCACCGTCGCCGAGGCGTTCGAGGGCCGCTTCCTGCTGGGTCTCGGCGTCAGCCATGCGCACCTGGTGGCAGGCCTGCGCAAACACGACTACTCGCGCCCTCTCAGCTACATGCGCGAGTACCTGGAACGCATGCACAAGGCGGTGTTCTTCGCCCACGGGCCCGAGGACCTGCCCGAGATGGTGCTGGCCGCCCTCGGGCCGAAGATGCTGCAGCTGTCGGCGACCGCCACCGCCGGCGCGCACCCCTACTTCGTGCCTCCCGCCCACACCGCAGTGGCGCGGGAGACCATGGGGCCCGACGCGGCGCTCTATCCCGAGCAGATGGTCATCCTCGACACCGACCCCGCTTCGGCCCGTGAGTTGGCGCGCAAGAGCATGGCCATCTACCTCGGCCTGCCGAACTACACGAACAACCTGCTGCGTCTCGGCTTCGAGCAGTCCGACATCGGCGGCGGGCCGGGTGGCGGGCCGTCGGACCGCCTCGTCGACGCCGTCGTCGTCTGGGGCACGCCGGAGCAGATCGAAGCCCGAGTCCGGGAACACCTCGACGCCGGCGCCGACCATGTGGGCGTGCAGGTCCTGGCGGAGGATCCCGACACCACGGCCGAAGGCTGGAGGATTCTGGCCCCGGTCCTGCTGGCCTGA
- a CDS encoding pyridoxal phosphate-dependent aminotransferase, protein MVYARLFWPIRAPREPAPEPGPRRSSPTFEYSEPGAVSRRASNLAPSLIRDIADAGIGQADIIPLWFGEGCWPSPDIAVEAARRALADGDHFYQPNSGKPELREEISAYHRRTYGVDIDPRRITVTASGMQALALVAQALIDPGDRAVVIGPAWPNIRETLRISGAFVVEHALHPAGGRWSLDVGRLLDDIGDRTRLVFINSPANPTGWTATTEELDAVIEHCRRHQVWLVADDAYSRLCYGHPYAPNALTRTGPEDLVISVSTFSKAWSMTGWRLGWMVAPASLEGPLAMLIEYNIAGAPGFVQAAGIAVLRHGEPDVALLQQRLGALRPLVGEHLNGVPGVHYLEPEGAFYSFFGVDGMTDSVAVAKRILANCGVGLAPGLAFGPHGEGHLRLCFAQRPETLIEALERLAGYFNATAAGR, encoded by the coding sequence ATGGTGTACGCACGGCTGTTCTGGCCGATAAGGGCCCCCCGCGAACCCGCGCCGGAACCGGGCCCGCGCCGATCCTCACCCACCTTCGAGTACTCCGAACCGGGTGCCGTCAGCCGGCGGGCCTCCAACCTGGCGCCGAGCCTCATTCGCGACATCGCCGATGCCGGCATCGGGCAGGCCGACATCATCCCGCTGTGGTTCGGCGAGGGCTGCTGGCCGAGCCCGGACATCGCCGTTGAGGCCGCACGGCGGGCGCTGGCAGACGGAGATCACTTCTACCAGCCCAACAGCGGCAAGCCGGAGTTGCGCGAAGAGATCAGCGCCTACCACCGGCGGACCTACGGCGTCGACATCGATCCCCGCCGCATCACGGTCACGGCCTCGGGAATGCAGGCCCTCGCCCTCGTCGCCCAGGCACTCATCGATCCGGGCGACCGTGCCGTCGTGATCGGCCCGGCCTGGCCCAACATCCGCGAGACGCTGCGCATCAGCGGCGCCTTCGTGGTCGAGCACGCCCTGCACCCCGCCGGCGGTCGCTGGTCGCTCGACGTCGGACGACTCCTCGACGACATCGGCGATCGCACCCGACTGGTCTTCATCAACAGCCCGGCCAACCCGACGGGCTGGACGGCCACGACCGAGGAACTGGACGCGGTCATCGAGCACTGCCGGCGCCATCAGGTCTGGCTCGTCGCCGACGACGCCTACTCGCGGCTCTGCTACGGCCACCCTTACGCCCCCAACGCCCTGACGAGGACCGGACCCGAGGACCTGGTCATCTCGGTCAGCACCTTCTCCAAGGCCTGGTCCATGACCGGCTGGCGCCTCGGCTGGATGGTGGCGCCGGCGAGCCTGGAAGGCCCCCTGGCGATGCTCATCGAATACAACATCGCCGGGGCGCCCGGGTTCGTGCAGGCCGCCGGCATCGCCGTGCTCCGCCACGGCGAGCCCGACGTGGCGTTGCTGCAGCAGCGCCTCGGAGCACTGCGGCCGCTGGTCGGCGAGCATCTCAACGGCGTCCCCGGCGTCCACTACCTGGAACCCGAGGGCGCCTTCTACAGCTTCTTCGGCGTGGACGGCATGACCGACAGCGTGGCGGTGGCCAAGCGCATCCTCGCCAACTGCGGCGTCGGCCTCGCCCCCGGCCTGGCGTTCGGCCCCCACGGCGAGGGACACCTGCGGCTCTGCTTCGCCCAACGCCCCGAGACACTCATCGAAGCCCTCGAACGCCTCGCCGGCTACTTCAATGCCACTGCTGCGGGCCGCTGA